In Juglans regia cultivar Chandler chromosome 13, Walnut 2.0, whole genome shotgun sequence, the following proteins share a genomic window:
- the LOC108982674 gene encoding uncharacterized protein LOC108982674 isoform X5, producing MFFFSADQFLGLSRRFPFPPDVPLTLSLPPFSPSDLRRRRFTCHIDLHPSPLFWQCWIYKERRPLAVFERGEKMTAATLKASSSTELMKSEGNDTVDTIIKQTIGKDPLLSFSRAMDSPAQWIQLLHALDQQELQGWPFPSLKVQMQNCDKCSREFCSPINYKRHICVHHRLKKLAKGSTKDRYLLGVFWDKLYLEEAKEVLSFKNVIFEGVPGSSIVKSLTTLVRRPGVATLPQVYLRAGSALLDVIHARPSRFPLSSSELFCILDDASEKTFLCGTADLMQKYVFHGEAGKSGLETKNLVACTSFLLEQKLVKAWLADKDAEALRCQKLLVEEEEAAQKRKAKLLERKRKKKLRQKEHKAKELKHVEADVNECISNTLEAPKMPAETSSPSATCDSDEEAGPDSRSGYGCDCTSQNVERQTMPGSGRRHGVVVRCQLPPKSQRGVPSGFHSGQNSQASKLGAMQKLGIHRDLRTSPVANTNKVWSRKPKPESGGEVLKARVQEEEINRQEQSKTNEVLIGSICVTLGNCSQEGNNLARAGEDNLSEHQIPKKADIQEKSAKTDSLQSGTNRSTIKLWRPVSQCGRKGPMSVQNGNIESEADANAEKDNDQNPEEVCLRCYATVDDGNGGGKYSNKFLEGSVYPGSAIHAAKVFLAQKWKKAIAAHHVKLVLSPCSEPPGYPETGCGVAIQSSNFHKMQHSWHCKQLVG from the exons ATGTTTTTCTTCTCGGCCGATCAGTTTCTCGGACTTTCTAGGCGATTTCCCTTCCCCCCAGACGTTCCCCTGACACTTTCTTTACCGCCTTTTAGTCCCTCAGATCTCCGAAGGCGAAGATTCACTTGCCACATCGATCTCCACCCATCACCACTG TTTTGGCAGTGCTGGATTTATAAAGAAAGAAGGCCCTTGGCAGTGTTTGAAAGGGGGGAAAAG ATGACAGCTGCAACACTAAAGGCCTCTAGTTCTACAGAATTGATGAAATCAGAGGGAAATGATACTGTAGACACCATCATCAAACAAACAATTGGAAAAGACCCTCTTTTGTCTTTCTCGAGGGCCATGGACAGCCCGGCACAATGGATCCAATTACTTCATGCTTTGGATCAGCAAG AATTGCAAGGTTGGCCCTTTCCCTCTCTGAAGGTGCAGATGCAGAATTGTGACAAGTGTTCTCGAGAATTCTGTTCGCCCATCAACTACAAAAGGCATATATGTGTGCACCACCGGTTGAAAAAGCTTGCTAAG GGTTCTACTAAAGATAGGTACCTGCTGGGAGTGTTTTGGGATAAG CTATATTTGGAAGAGGCAAAGGAAGTTTTGTCATTCAAGAACGTGATATTTGAG GGAGTTCCAGGGTCTTCAATTGTAAAGTCATTGACAACACTTGTTAGGAGACCAGGGGTTGCAACTTTGCCACAAGTTTATTTGAGGGCTGGTTCTGCCCTTTTG GATGTTATCCATGCTCGACCTTCTAGATTCCCTCTGTCATCCTCGGAGTTATTTTGTATCCTTGATGATGCGAGTGAGAAAACATTTCTGTGTGGGACAGCCGACTTGATGCAAAAGTATGTTTTTCATGGGGAAGCTGGGAAGAGTGGCCTTGAAACAAAAAACTTAGTTGCTTGCACCAGCTTCTTGCTGGAACAGAAATTG GTCAAAGCATGGCTTGCAGATAAGGATGCAGAAGCTTTAAGGTGCCAGAAGTTACTggtggaggaagaagaagctgcTCAGAAAAG GAAAGCTAAGCTGttggaaaggaaaaggaagaagaaattgaGGCAAAAAGAACACAAAGCAAAGGAGCTTAAACATGTGGAAGCAGATGTTAACGAATGCATCAGTAATACTCTGGAGGCACCTAAAATGCCAGCTGAAACATCCAGCCCTTCAGCCACATGTGATTCTG ATGAAGAAGCAGGTCCTGATTCTCGATCTGGGTATGGCTGTGACTGTACTAGTCAGAATGTTGAACGGCAGACAATGCCGGGAAGTGGTCGCCGGCATGGAGTTGTTGTCCGATGTCAATTGCCCCCAAAATCGCAGAGGGGAGTGCCAAGTGGCTTCCATTCAGGTCAGAATTCTCAAGCATCAAAGCTTGGTGCCATGCAAAAGCTTGGGATCCACCGGGATTTGAGGACTTCTCCAGTAGCCAACACCAATAAAGTATGGAGTCGAAAACCTAAGCCTGAAAGTGGTGGGGAGGTTTTGAAAGCCAGAGTACAGGAAGAGGAGATAAATCGACAAGAGCAAAGTAAGACTAATGAGGTTTTGATTGGCTCTATATGTGTTACACTTGGAAATTGTAGCCAAGAGGGTAATAATCTGGCTAGAGCTGGTGAAGATAACCTGTCAGAGCATCAAATACCAAAGAAGGCTGACATTCAGGAGAAGTCCGCTAAAACTGATTCTCTTCAGAGTGGCACAAATCGATCAACAATTAAGCTCTGGAGGCCAGTGAGCCAGTGTGGAAGAAAAGGTCCTATGTCTGTTCAGAATGGCAATATTGAATCTGAAGCGGATGCAAATGCTGAAAAGGACAATGATCAAAACCCGGAGGAAGTTTGTTTAAGATGCTATGCTACTGTGGATGATGGTAATGGTGGCGGTAAGTACAGTAATAAATTCTTGGAGGGAAGTGTCTATCCTGGAAGCGCTATACATGCTGCAAAAGTTTTTCTTGCACAGA AATGGAAGAAAGCTATAGCAGCCCACCATGTGAAATTGGTTCTTTCCCCGTGTTCTGAACCTCCAGGATACCCTGAGACAGGATGTGGGGTAGCGATTCAGTCATCAAATTTCCACAAAATGCAGCATTCCTGGCATTGCAAACAACTGGTTGGTTAA
- the LOC108982674 gene encoding uncharacterized protein LOC108982674 isoform X2, with protein sequence MFFFSADQFLGLSRRFPFPPDVPLTLSLPPFSPSDLRRRRFTCHIDLHPSPLCWIYKERRPLAVFERGEKMTAATLKASSSTELMKSEGNDTVDTIIKQTIGKDPLLSFSRAMDSPAQWIQLLHALDQQELQGWPFPSLKVQMQNCDKCSREFCSPINYKRHICVHHRLKKLAKGSTKDRYLLGVFWDKLYLEEAKEVLSFKNVIFEGVPGSSIVKSLTTLVRRPGVATLPQVYLRAGSALLDVIHARPSRFPLSSSELFCILDDASEKTFLCGTADLMQKYVFHGEAGKSGLETKNLVACTSFLLEQKLVKAWLADKDAEALRCQKLLVEEEEAAQKRKAKLLERKRKKKLRQKEHKAKELKHVEADVNECISNTLEAPKMPAETSSPSATCDSGMPVPEMLPDQVHLSSEPFELSNSDEEAGPDSRSGYGCDCTSQNVERQTMPGSGRRHGVVVRCQLPPKSQRGVPSGFHSGQNSQASKLGAMQKLGIHRDLRTSPVANTNKVWSRKPKPESGGEVLKARVQEEEINRQEQSKTNEVLIGSICVTLGNCSQEGNNLARAGEDNLSEHQIPKKADIQEKSAKTDSLQSGTNRSTIKLWRPVSQCGRKGPMSVQNGNIESEADANAEKDNDQNPEEVCLRCYATVDDGNGGGKYSNKFLEGSVYPGSAIHAAKVFLAQKWKKAIAAHHVKLVLSPCSEPPGYPETGCGVAIQSSNFHKMQHSWHCKQLVG encoded by the exons ATGTTTTTCTTCTCGGCCGATCAGTTTCTCGGACTTTCTAGGCGATTTCCCTTCCCCCCAGACGTTCCCCTGACACTTTCTTTACCGCCTTTTAGTCCCTCAGATCTCCGAAGGCGAAGATTCACTTGCCACATCGATCTCCACCCATCACCACTG TGCTGGATTTATAAAGAAAGAAGGCCCTTGGCAGTGTTTGAAAGGGGGGAAAAG ATGACAGCTGCAACACTAAAGGCCTCTAGTTCTACAGAATTGATGAAATCAGAGGGAAATGATACTGTAGACACCATCATCAAACAAACAATTGGAAAAGACCCTCTTTTGTCTTTCTCGAGGGCCATGGACAGCCCGGCACAATGGATCCAATTACTTCATGCTTTGGATCAGCAAG AATTGCAAGGTTGGCCCTTTCCCTCTCTGAAGGTGCAGATGCAGAATTGTGACAAGTGTTCTCGAGAATTCTGTTCGCCCATCAACTACAAAAGGCATATATGTGTGCACCACCGGTTGAAAAAGCTTGCTAAG GGTTCTACTAAAGATAGGTACCTGCTGGGAGTGTTTTGGGATAAG CTATATTTGGAAGAGGCAAAGGAAGTTTTGTCATTCAAGAACGTGATATTTGAG GGAGTTCCAGGGTCTTCAATTGTAAAGTCATTGACAACACTTGTTAGGAGACCAGGGGTTGCAACTTTGCCACAAGTTTATTTGAGGGCTGGTTCTGCCCTTTTG GATGTTATCCATGCTCGACCTTCTAGATTCCCTCTGTCATCCTCGGAGTTATTTTGTATCCTTGATGATGCGAGTGAGAAAACATTTCTGTGTGGGACAGCCGACTTGATGCAAAAGTATGTTTTTCATGGGGAAGCTGGGAAGAGTGGCCTTGAAACAAAAAACTTAGTTGCTTGCACCAGCTTCTTGCTGGAACAGAAATTG GTCAAAGCATGGCTTGCAGATAAGGATGCAGAAGCTTTAAGGTGCCAGAAGTTACTggtggaggaagaagaagctgcTCAGAAAAG GAAAGCTAAGCTGttggaaaggaaaaggaagaagaaattgaGGCAAAAAGAACACAAAGCAAAGGAGCTTAAACATGTGGAAGCAGATGTTAACGAATGCATCAGTAATACTCTGGAGGCACCTAAAATGCCAGCTGAAACATCCAGCCCTTCAGCCACATGTGATTCTGGTATGCCCGTCCCAGAAATGCTGCCAGATCAAGTTCACTTATCTTCTGAACCATTTGAACTCTCAAACTCAGATGAAGAAGCAGGTCCTGATTCTCGATCTGGGTATGGCTGTGACTGTACTAGTCAGAATGTTGAACGGCAGACAATGCCGGGAAGTGGTCGCCGGCATGGAGTTGTTGTCCGATGTCAATTGCCCCCAAAATCGCAGAGGGGAGTGCCAAGTGGCTTCCATTCAGGTCAGAATTCTCAAGCATCAAAGCTTGGTGCCATGCAAAAGCTTGGGATCCACCGGGATTTGAGGACTTCTCCAGTAGCCAACACCAATAAAGTATGGAGTCGAAAACCTAAGCCTGAAAGTGGTGGGGAGGTTTTGAAAGCCAGAGTACAGGAAGAGGAGATAAATCGACAAGAGCAAAGTAAGACTAATGAGGTTTTGATTGGCTCTATATGTGTTACACTTGGAAATTGTAGCCAAGAGGGTAATAATCTGGCTAGAGCTGGTGAAGATAACCTGTCAGAGCATCAAATACCAAAGAAGGCTGACATTCAGGAGAAGTCCGCTAAAACTGATTCTCTTCAGAGTGGCACAAATCGATCAACAATTAAGCTCTGGAGGCCAGTGAGCCAGTGTGGAAGAAAAGGTCCTATGTCTGTTCAGAATGGCAATATTGAATCTGAAGCGGATGCAAATGCTGAAAAGGACAATGATCAAAACCCGGAGGAAGTTTGTTTAAGATGCTATGCTACTGTGGATGATGGTAATGGTGGCGGTAAGTACAGTAATAAATTCTTGGAGGGAAGTGTCTATCCTGGAAGCGCTATACATGCTGCAAAAGTTTTTCTTGCACAGA AATGGAAGAAAGCTATAGCAGCCCACCATGTGAAATTGGTTCTTTCCCCGTGTTCTGAACCTCCAGGATACCCTGAGACAGGATGTGGGGTAGCGATTCAGTCATCAAATTTCCACAAAATGCAGCATTCCTGGCATTGCAAACAACTGGTTGGTTAA
- the LOC108982674 gene encoding uncharacterized protein LOC108982674 isoform X4, producing MFFFSADQFLGLSRRFPFPPDVPLTLSLPPFSPSDLRRRRFTCHIDLHPSPLMTAATLKASSSTELMKSEGNDTVDTIIKQTIGKDPLLSFSRAMDSPAQWIQLLHALDQQELQGWPFPSLKVQMQNCDKCSREFCSPINYKRHICVHHRLKKLAKGSTKDRYLLGVFWDKLYLEEAKEVLSFKNVIFEGVPGSSIVKSLTTLVRRPGVATLPQVYLRAGSALLDVIHARPSRFPLSSSELFCILDDASEKTFLCGTADLMQKYVFHGEAGKSGLETKNLVACTSFLLEQKLVKAWLADKDAEALRCQKLLVEEEEAAQKRKAKLLERKRKKKLRQKEHKAKELKHVEADVNECISNTLEAPKMPAETSSPSATCDSGMPVPEMLPDQVHLSSEPFELSNSDEEAGPDSRSGYGCDCTSQNVERQTMPGSGRRHGVVVRCQLPPKSQRGVPSGFHSGQNSQASKLGAMQKLGIHRDLRTSPVANTNKVWSRKPKPESGGEVLKARVQEEEINRQEQSKTNEVLIGSICVTLGNCSQEGNNLARAGEDNLSEHQIPKKADIQEKSAKTDSLQSGTNRSTIKLWRPVSQCGRKGPMSVQNGNIESEADANAEKDNDQNPEEVCLRCYATVDDGNGGGKYSNKFLEGSVYPGSAIHAAKVFLAQKWKKAIAAHHVKLVLSPCSEPPGYPETGCGVAIQSSNFHKMQHSWHCKQLVG from the exons ATGTTTTTCTTCTCGGCCGATCAGTTTCTCGGACTTTCTAGGCGATTTCCCTTCCCCCCAGACGTTCCCCTGACACTTTCTTTACCGCCTTTTAGTCCCTCAGATCTCCGAAGGCGAAGATTCACTTGCCACATCGATCTCCACCCATCACCACTG ATGACAGCTGCAACACTAAAGGCCTCTAGTTCTACAGAATTGATGAAATCAGAGGGAAATGATACTGTAGACACCATCATCAAACAAACAATTGGAAAAGACCCTCTTTTGTCTTTCTCGAGGGCCATGGACAGCCCGGCACAATGGATCCAATTACTTCATGCTTTGGATCAGCAAG AATTGCAAGGTTGGCCCTTTCCCTCTCTGAAGGTGCAGATGCAGAATTGTGACAAGTGTTCTCGAGAATTCTGTTCGCCCATCAACTACAAAAGGCATATATGTGTGCACCACCGGTTGAAAAAGCTTGCTAAG GGTTCTACTAAAGATAGGTACCTGCTGGGAGTGTTTTGGGATAAG CTATATTTGGAAGAGGCAAAGGAAGTTTTGTCATTCAAGAACGTGATATTTGAG GGAGTTCCAGGGTCTTCAATTGTAAAGTCATTGACAACACTTGTTAGGAGACCAGGGGTTGCAACTTTGCCACAAGTTTATTTGAGGGCTGGTTCTGCCCTTTTG GATGTTATCCATGCTCGACCTTCTAGATTCCCTCTGTCATCCTCGGAGTTATTTTGTATCCTTGATGATGCGAGTGAGAAAACATTTCTGTGTGGGACAGCCGACTTGATGCAAAAGTATGTTTTTCATGGGGAAGCTGGGAAGAGTGGCCTTGAAACAAAAAACTTAGTTGCTTGCACCAGCTTCTTGCTGGAACAGAAATTG GTCAAAGCATGGCTTGCAGATAAGGATGCAGAAGCTTTAAGGTGCCAGAAGTTACTggtggaggaagaagaagctgcTCAGAAAAG GAAAGCTAAGCTGttggaaaggaaaaggaagaagaaattgaGGCAAAAAGAACACAAAGCAAAGGAGCTTAAACATGTGGAAGCAGATGTTAACGAATGCATCAGTAATACTCTGGAGGCACCTAAAATGCCAGCTGAAACATCCAGCCCTTCAGCCACATGTGATTCTGGTATGCCCGTCCCAGAAATGCTGCCAGATCAAGTTCACTTATCTTCTGAACCATTTGAACTCTCAAACTCAGATGAAGAAGCAGGTCCTGATTCTCGATCTGGGTATGGCTGTGACTGTACTAGTCAGAATGTTGAACGGCAGACAATGCCGGGAAGTGGTCGCCGGCATGGAGTTGTTGTCCGATGTCAATTGCCCCCAAAATCGCAGAGGGGAGTGCCAAGTGGCTTCCATTCAGGTCAGAATTCTCAAGCATCAAAGCTTGGTGCCATGCAAAAGCTTGGGATCCACCGGGATTTGAGGACTTCTCCAGTAGCCAACACCAATAAAGTATGGAGTCGAAAACCTAAGCCTGAAAGTGGTGGGGAGGTTTTGAAAGCCAGAGTACAGGAAGAGGAGATAAATCGACAAGAGCAAAGTAAGACTAATGAGGTTTTGATTGGCTCTATATGTGTTACACTTGGAAATTGTAGCCAAGAGGGTAATAATCTGGCTAGAGCTGGTGAAGATAACCTGTCAGAGCATCAAATACCAAAGAAGGCTGACATTCAGGAGAAGTCCGCTAAAACTGATTCTCTTCAGAGTGGCACAAATCGATCAACAATTAAGCTCTGGAGGCCAGTGAGCCAGTGTGGAAGAAAAGGTCCTATGTCTGTTCAGAATGGCAATATTGAATCTGAAGCGGATGCAAATGCTGAAAAGGACAATGATCAAAACCCGGAGGAAGTTTGTTTAAGATGCTATGCTACTGTGGATGATGGTAATGGTGGCGGTAAGTACAGTAATAAATTCTTGGAGGGAAGTGTCTATCCTGGAAGCGCTATACATGCTGCAAAAGTTTTTCTTGCACAGA AATGGAAGAAAGCTATAGCAGCCCACCATGTGAAATTGGTTCTTTCCCCGTGTTCTGAACCTCCAGGATACCCTGAGACAGGATGTGGGGTAGCGATTCAGTCATCAAATTTCCACAAAATGCAGCATTCCTGGCATTGCAAACAACTGGTTGGTTAA
- the LOC108982674 gene encoding uncharacterized protein LOC108982674 isoform X3 has translation MFFFSADQFLGLSRRFPFPPDVPLTLSLPPFSPSDLRRRRFTCHIDLHPSPLFWQCWIYKERRPLAVFERGEKMTAATLKASSSTELMKSEGNDTVDTIIKQTIGKDPLLSFSRAMDSPAQWIQLLHALDQQELQGWPFPSLKVQMQNCDKCSREFCSPINYKRHICVHHRLKKLAKLYLEEAKEVLSFKNVIFEGVPGSSIVKSLTTLVRRPGVATLPQVYLRAGSALLDVIHARPSRFPLSSSELFCILDDASEKTFLCGTADLMQKYVFHGEAGKSGLETKNLVACTSFLLEQKLVKAWLADKDAEALRCQKLLVEEEEAAQKRKAKLLERKRKKKLRQKEHKAKELKHVEADVNECISNTLEAPKMPAETSSPSATCDSGMPVPEMLPDQVHLSSEPFELSNSDEEAGPDSRSGYGCDCTSQNVERQTMPGSGRRHGVVVRCQLPPKSQRGVPSGFHSGQNSQASKLGAMQKLGIHRDLRTSPVANTNKVWSRKPKPESGGEVLKARVQEEEINRQEQSKTNEVLIGSICVTLGNCSQEGNNLARAGEDNLSEHQIPKKADIQEKSAKTDSLQSGTNRSTIKLWRPVSQCGRKGPMSVQNGNIESEADANAEKDNDQNPEEVCLRCYATVDDGNGGGKYSNKFLEGSVYPGSAIHAAKVFLAQKWKKAIAAHHVKLVLSPCSEPPGYPETGCGVAIQSSNFHKMQHSWHCKQLVG, from the exons ATGTTTTTCTTCTCGGCCGATCAGTTTCTCGGACTTTCTAGGCGATTTCCCTTCCCCCCAGACGTTCCCCTGACACTTTCTTTACCGCCTTTTAGTCCCTCAGATCTCCGAAGGCGAAGATTCACTTGCCACATCGATCTCCACCCATCACCACTG TTTTGGCAGTGCTGGATTTATAAAGAAAGAAGGCCCTTGGCAGTGTTTGAAAGGGGGGAAAAG ATGACAGCTGCAACACTAAAGGCCTCTAGTTCTACAGAATTGATGAAATCAGAGGGAAATGATACTGTAGACACCATCATCAAACAAACAATTGGAAAAGACCCTCTTTTGTCTTTCTCGAGGGCCATGGACAGCCCGGCACAATGGATCCAATTACTTCATGCTTTGGATCAGCAAG AATTGCAAGGTTGGCCCTTTCCCTCTCTGAAGGTGCAGATGCAGAATTGTGACAAGTGTTCTCGAGAATTCTGTTCGCCCATCAACTACAAAAGGCATATATGTGTGCACCACCGGTTGAAAAAGCTTGCTAAG CTATATTTGGAAGAGGCAAAGGAAGTTTTGTCATTCAAGAACGTGATATTTGAG GGAGTTCCAGGGTCTTCAATTGTAAAGTCATTGACAACACTTGTTAGGAGACCAGGGGTTGCAACTTTGCCACAAGTTTATTTGAGGGCTGGTTCTGCCCTTTTG GATGTTATCCATGCTCGACCTTCTAGATTCCCTCTGTCATCCTCGGAGTTATTTTGTATCCTTGATGATGCGAGTGAGAAAACATTTCTGTGTGGGACAGCCGACTTGATGCAAAAGTATGTTTTTCATGGGGAAGCTGGGAAGAGTGGCCTTGAAACAAAAAACTTAGTTGCTTGCACCAGCTTCTTGCTGGAACAGAAATTG GTCAAAGCATGGCTTGCAGATAAGGATGCAGAAGCTTTAAGGTGCCAGAAGTTACTggtggaggaagaagaagctgcTCAGAAAAG GAAAGCTAAGCTGttggaaaggaaaaggaagaagaaattgaGGCAAAAAGAACACAAAGCAAAGGAGCTTAAACATGTGGAAGCAGATGTTAACGAATGCATCAGTAATACTCTGGAGGCACCTAAAATGCCAGCTGAAACATCCAGCCCTTCAGCCACATGTGATTCTGGTATGCCCGTCCCAGAAATGCTGCCAGATCAAGTTCACTTATCTTCTGAACCATTTGAACTCTCAAACTCAGATGAAGAAGCAGGTCCTGATTCTCGATCTGGGTATGGCTGTGACTGTACTAGTCAGAATGTTGAACGGCAGACAATGCCGGGAAGTGGTCGCCGGCATGGAGTTGTTGTCCGATGTCAATTGCCCCCAAAATCGCAGAGGGGAGTGCCAAGTGGCTTCCATTCAGGTCAGAATTCTCAAGCATCAAAGCTTGGTGCCATGCAAAAGCTTGGGATCCACCGGGATTTGAGGACTTCTCCAGTAGCCAACACCAATAAAGTATGGAGTCGAAAACCTAAGCCTGAAAGTGGTGGGGAGGTTTTGAAAGCCAGAGTACAGGAAGAGGAGATAAATCGACAAGAGCAAAGTAAGACTAATGAGGTTTTGATTGGCTCTATATGTGTTACACTTGGAAATTGTAGCCAAGAGGGTAATAATCTGGCTAGAGCTGGTGAAGATAACCTGTCAGAGCATCAAATACCAAAGAAGGCTGACATTCAGGAGAAGTCCGCTAAAACTGATTCTCTTCAGAGTGGCACAAATCGATCAACAATTAAGCTCTGGAGGCCAGTGAGCCAGTGTGGAAGAAAAGGTCCTATGTCTGTTCAGAATGGCAATATTGAATCTGAAGCGGATGCAAATGCTGAAAAGGACAATGATCAAAACCCGGAGGAAGTTTGTTTAAGATGCTATGCTACTGTGGATGATGGTAATGGTGGCGGTAAGTACAGTAATAAATTCTTGGAGGGAAGTGTCTATCCTGGAAGCGCTATACATGCTGCAAAAGTTTTTCTTGCACAGA AATGGAAGAAAGCTATAGCAGCCCACCATGTGAAATTGGTTCTTTCCCCGTGTTCTGAACCTCCAGGATACCCTGAGACAGGATGTGGGGTAGCGATTCAGTCATCAAATTTCCACAAAATGCAGCATTCCTGGCATTGCAAACAACTGGTTGGTTAA
- the LOC108982674 gene encoding uncharacterized protein LOC108982674 isoform X1 produces the protein MFFFSADQFLGLSRRFPFPPDVPLTLSLPPFSPSDLRRRRFTCHIDLHPSPLFWQCWIYKERRPLAVFERGEKMTAATLKASSSTELMKSEGNDTVDTIIKQTIGKDPLLSFSRAMDSPAQWIQLLHALDQQELQGWPFPSLKVQMQNCDKCSREFCSPINYKRHICVHHRLKKLAKGSTKDRYLLGVFWDKLYLEEAKEVLSFKNVIFEGVPGSSIVKSLTTLVRRPGVATLPQVYLRAGSALLDVIHARPSRFPLSSSELFCILDDASEKTFLCGTADLMQKYVFHGEAGKSGLETKNLVACTSFLLEQKLVKAWLADKDAEALRCQKLLVEEEEAAQKRKAKLLERKRKKKLRQKEHKAKELKHVEADVNECISNTLEAPKMPAETSSPSATCDSGMPVPEMLPDQVHLSSEPFELSNSDEEAGPDSRSGYGCDCTSQNVERQTMPGSGRRHGVVVRCQLPPKSQRGVPSGFHSGQNSQASKLGAMQKLGIHRDLRTSPVANTNKVWSRKPKPESGGEVLKARVQEEEINRQEQSKTNEVLIGSICVTLGNCSQEGNNLARAGEDNLSEHQIPKKADIQEKSAKTDSLQSGTNRSTIKLWRPVSQCGRKGPMSVQNGNIESEADANAEKDNDQNPEEVCLRCYATVDDGNGGGKYSNKFLEGSVYPGSAIHAAKVFLAQKWKKAIAAHHVKLVLSPCSEPPGYPETGCGVAIQSSNFHKMQHSWHCKQLVG, from the exons ATGTTTTTCTTCTCGGCCGATCAGTTTCTCGGACTTTCTAGGCGATTTCCCTTCCCCCCAGACGTTCCCCTGACACTTTCTTTACCGCCTTTTAGTCCCTCAGATCTCCGAAGGCGAAGATTCACTTGCCACATCGATCTCCACCCATCACCACTG TTTTGGCAGTGCTGGATTTATAAAGAAAGAAGGCCCTTGGCAGTGTTTGAAAGGGGGGAAAAG ATGACAGCTGCAACACTAAAGGCCTCTAGTTCTACAGAATTGATGAAATCAGAGGGAAATGATACTGTAGACACCATCATCAAACAAACAATTGGAAAAGACCCTCTTTTGTCTTTCTCGAGGGCCATGGACAGCCCGGCACAATGGATCCAATTACTTCATGCTTTGGATCAGCAAG AATTGCAAGGTTGGCCCTTTCCCTCTCTGAAGGTGCAGATGCAGAATTGTGACAAGTGTTCTCGAGAATTCTGTTCGCCCATCAACTACAAAAGGCATATATGTGTGCACCACCGGTTGAAAAAGCTTGCTAAG GGTTCTACTAAAGATAGGTACCTGCTGGGAGTGTTTTGGGATAAG CTATATTTGGAAGAGGCAAAGGAAGTTTTGTCATTCAAGAACGTGATATTTGAG GGAGTTCCAGGGTCTTCAATTGTAAAGTCATTGACAACACTTGTTAGGAGACCAGGGGTTGCAACTTTGCCACAAGTTTATTTGAGGGCTGGTTCTGCCCTTTTG GATGTTATCCATGCTCGACCTTCTAGATTCCCTCTGTCATCCTCGGAGTTATTTTGTATCCTTGATGATGCGAGTGAGAAAACATTTCTGTGTGGGACAGCCGACTTGATGCAAAAGTATGTTTTTCATGGGGAAGCTGGGAAGAGTGGCCTTGAAACAAAAAACTTAGTTGCTTGCACCAGCTTCTTGCTGGAACAGAAATTG GTCAAAGCATGGCTTGCAGATAAGGATGCAGAAGCTTTAAGGTGCCAGAAGTTACTggtggaggaagaagaagctgcTCAGAAAAG GAAAGCTAAGCTGttggaaaggaaaaggaagaagaaattgaGGCAAAAAGAACACAAAGCAAAGGAGCTTAAACATGTGGAAGCAGATGTTAACGAATGCATCAGTAATACTCTGGAGGCACCTAAAATGCCAGCTGAAACATCCAGCCCTTCAGCCACATGTGATTCTGGTATGCCCGTCCCAGAAATGCTGCCAGATCAAGTTCACTTATCTTCTGAACCATTTGAACTCTCAAACTCAGATGAAGAAGCAGGTCCTGATTCTCGATCTGGGTATGGCTGTGACTGTACTAGTCAGAATGTTGAACGGCAGACAATGCCGGGAAGTGGTCGCCGGCATGGAGTTGTTGTCCGATGTCAATTGCCCCCAAAATCGCAGAGGGGAGTGCCAAGTGGCTTCCATTCAGGTCAGAATTCTCAAGCATCAAAGCTTGGTGCCATGCAAAAGCTTGGGATCCACCGGGATTTGAGGACTTCTCCAGTAGCCAACACCAATAAAGTATGGAGTCGAAAACCTAAGCCTGAAAGTGGTGGGGAGGTTTTGAAAGCCAGAGTACAGGAAGAGGAGATAAATCGACAAGAGCAAAGTAAGACTAATGAGGTTTTGATTGGCTCTATATGTGTTACACTTGGAAATTGTAGCCAAGAGGGTAATAATCTGGCTAGAGCTGGTGAAGATAACCTGTCAGAGCATCAAATACCAAAGAAGGCTGACATTCAGGAGAAGTCCGCTAAAACTGATTCTCTTCAGAGTGGCACAAATCGATCAACAATTAAGCTCTGGAGGCCAGTGAGCCAGTGTGGAAGAAAAGGTCCTATGTCTGTTCAGAATGGCAATATTGAATCTGAAGCGGATGCAAATGCTGAAAAGGACAATGATCAAAACCCGGAGGAAGTTTGTTTAAGATGCTATGCTACTGTGGATGATGGTAATGGTGGCGGTAAGTACAGTAATAAATTCTTGGAGGGAAGTGTCTATCCTGGAAGCGCTATACATGCTGCAAAAGTTTTTCTTGCACAGA AATGGAAGAAAGCTATAGCAGCCCACCATGTGAAATTGGTTCTTTCCCCGTGTTCTGAACCTCCAGGATACCCTGAGACAGGATGTGGGGTAGCGATTCAGTCATCAAATTTCCACAAAATGCAGCATTCCTGGCATTGCAAACAACTGGTTGGTTAA